The region GAAGACGTATTTGGTCACCGTGCCCACGTAGCCCGGTGTGTAGTCGGCCATCACTTCACCTCCCTTACGTATACTGTCGTTCCTTCGCGCATTGTGTCGAGTTTCTCCGCGTCGAGCACCTTCCCGATGATGTTCGTGCCGGTGAGCGGCTCGGACGTCGGGCCGAACTCGGCGTTCGGTAAGGACCGGACGCCGACCATGCCCGCGCCACGTCGCGAGTCGTTGGTCATCGCGAGGGTGAACGCAGGCACCTCGCCGGTAGGCACGTTCTCAGGGATGATCCCGACGCCCTTCCCGATCTTCGGTTTGAAGAGGGAGACGTCCTCGAACCTGAAGACAAGCGGCATCTTCCCGACGGCGTGGTGCTTGAGCCCGGTCACCTCACGGAAGATCGTGACCGACCGAGGCGCCGCCGCCTCCTCGAGGGTGACGCTGATGACCTGATCGGGCGGTTGCGTTGCGACCTTAACCGCCCCGTCGGCCAGCACCTCAAGCGTCGTCGCCGGGGTCTGGCCGACCACCACGCGGTCTCCTCCGGCCGCATCGGCGGTGAGGGCTACACCGCGCCGGGCGGCGGCCGCCTCCGCCTCCGCAAGCGTAAACCCGACCAGGTCGAACTGTTCCGGTTCGGCCCGGATGGCAAGGAGGTCGTTATCACCGGCAAATCGCACGAGCTCGATGCCGTGAACCACCCGCCCGACGACGGTATGCGCCGGGCTTGCCGATACGCCCTGGGTGTAGATGTAGACCGCCCCAGAGGACTTGCCGGCGGTCCTGACCGTGACGGTCCCTTCAAGCCTCGGGCCGGAGAACTCAGCCGGGACCTTCGTCGGGACCAGGTGCGGATCGACGACATGGGTGCTGCTCGACCGGCCTATCCGGAACCTGCCGCTCTGCACGGAGAGGAGGAAGTGCTCGACGCTCCGGGCGGCCCGGGTGTCGATTCCGTCGGCACCGAAGCCCTGGACCTCCGCCTCAACGTAGGAGACGACCAGCATCCCCTCCTCAAGCGGGAAGTCCGCGTCCC is a window of Methanoculleus sp. 7T DNA encoding:
- the mmp3 gene encoding methyl-coenzyme M reductase-associated protein Mmp3, whose amino-acid sequence is MEVFLDGERVEVPAGSRLGDLLPGRDPQCSVAVIRPVLEEAAESQEVRFVTTAGDMVVEVADPDVVSRLFRPGLAERLRLHWQDRYAAAFGPFESGVRPAREPGRYERGDVILGCGGYDPTQSYLIFARMRHTADYGAQADGGVIGRVVTGRGLLDRIANGDRVIEVERIFRRADRSHAVITRDADFPLEEGMLVVSYVEAEVQGFGADGIDTRAARSVEHFLLSVQSGRFRIGRSSSTHVVDPHLVPTKVPAEFSGPRLEGTVTVRTAGKSSGAVYIYTQGVSASPAHTVVGRVVHGIELVRFAGDNDLLAIRAEPEQFDLVGFTLAEAEAAAARRGVALTADAAGGDRVVVGQTPATTLEVLADGAVKVATQPPDQVISVTLEEAAAPRSVTIFREVTGLKHHAVGKMPLVFRFEDVSLFKPKIGKGVGIIPENVPTGEVPAFTLAMTNDSRRGAGMVGVRSLPNAEFGPTSEPLTGTNIIGKVLDAEKLDTMREGTTVYVREVK